The genomic window TCGCCATGATGCAGCTGCAGTGGGGCGTGATCTGCATGCTGCTGGGCTTGGTCTGCTTCCCGATGGGCGTGGTGGGCTCGTTGGTGGGGTCCTTGCTGTTGGCGGTGACCAACCGCCGTCGAGAGATGCGTGCCGACCAGGTCGCGGCGACCATCCTGAATGATTCCACGGCGGTAGCCGACGCCTTAAAATTCATTCTTGGCGCTCAACAGGGCGGCCGCATGTCGCGGCCTCAGGCGCGAGCCTGGGGACATGTGATGTTCGTCCAAGCCAACGGTCGCACCGGAGGTCTGCTGGGAACGCACCCCACGCTACAACGTCGGATTCGCACGCTAGACCCGCAGTGGGATGGGGTGCCAGTGTTCGAAGCCATCTCCGATCCCGGCTTCGAGGACGAAGCGAACGCGGATCCTGGTGCGGCGAACCCTGCGGCCCCACCATATTCGTTCGACGAAGACGGGCCGCTGCGAACGATTTCCCAAGACGTCATCGCTTTGTTCCAAGATTCCACGGCGGCCGTGGTCACGTTGCCGGCCTTGCTGCTGTTTGACGATCGAGACCGCCTGCTGGCTCAGCGCTTGCAAGGCGGACAACTGGCCAGCCCAATCCGCTCGTTGTGGGCGGTCCTGGAAGGCTTGCAGGCCGATCAACGGGTTGCCCTGCTGGATGTGTGCCGCCACACCCTCTCGCAGCCGCCGCCCAAGACGGCCAGCGAAATCCTCTCGGTGGTCGACGAACTGGCCGATATGGTGGGCGAAACAGCTTGGGACCTACAAGCCTGGCGCTCGCTGCTGCACGGTGCCACGCAACCGCCGGCCAAAATGCCACGAGCCAAGGTCGGCAAACTGGACGATATCTACCGGGACTTGGTCGAACTGATGTCGATCATGTCGGTGGCCGCCGAACGTGATGGGCTGGCCGATTTCCGCTTCCACCGCGCCTGGGGACGGCTGGGACTGCCTCAAGCCGGCGTGTTACCCGCCGAGGTGCTGGCTTGGCCGGACCTGGAAGAAACGCTCCGCAAAGCCGCTCGCACGCCGGCCCCGTTGCGACAACAAATCGCCGATGCCTGCGTGGCCGCACTGACCGCCGACGGCAGTTTGGACGCTACCCAAGCCGCCATGTCGCGAGTGGTCTGTGCACGCCTGGGACAACCCGATCGGGGTTTGATGCCCGGCCGCGTGCTGTAGAGGGTAGTGCAGGATTAAACGGTGAGTAGGGAAATCAAGGGCGTGGCAGGGAAGGGACCTAAGGGACAAAAGCGACCTAAGGGACGGCGCAAGCGATGCGCGGCATCTCGTTTTAATTTCAGTCCCTTTCGTCCCTTTCAGTCCTTTTGGTCCCTTGGGTCCCTTCTTCCTTGGCCCATGTGAGCCGCTTGATTGCACGCTAAGATATCGCGGCTGGTCGACCGCGGCGTGTGGGCCGTTCGCTTCTCGTCTCTTCCCCCCCATTGTTCGATGCTGGAAACATGCGACCTGGAAAAAAAATTCCAGTTGGAGCACGGTGAATTAAAAGCCGTGGATGGGCTTTCGTTTTCCGTCTCGCCCGGCGAGGTCTACGGTTTGATGGGACCCAACGGCGCCGGCAAAACGACCACGCTGCGGATGATCCTGGGGTTGCTCGAGCCCGATGGAGGCTACGCCCAGGTGGACGGTTTTCGCACCGACCAGGATGCCGACGCGGTCAAATCGCGACTGGGTTTTGTCTCGGCCAGCGACGGGGTTTATCCCTGGCTGAGCGTCCGCGAAATGCTGTTATATTTTGCCGATTTGTACGCCGTCGAACCCGATGTGGCGGAGCAGCGGCTGGCGATGCTGGCGGAGCTGCTGGGCATCGATACCTTGCTGGACCGCCGCGCCGGAGCGCTCAGCACCGGCCAACGCCAACGCGTCACACTGGTCCGCGGCCTGATCCACGACCCGCCCGTGATGCTGCTGGATGAACCGACGCGGGGCCTGGACGTGGTGGGCAGCCAAACCATCTTCGAATACATCGACCACCTGCGTTCGGTGGGCAAAGCCGTGGTGGTCTGTACCCATCGTCTGGACGAAGCCGAGCGATTGTGTGATCGGTTTGGGTTGTTGCATTTCGGCCGCTTGCGCTACGAGGGTTCGCTGGAACAAGTCCGGCAGCAAAGCGGCAAGCAGACGCTGGTGGAAATGTTTGTCGACCTGCTGGCGGAAAACCCCACCGGCTCATCCGCCGCCTCCACCCCAGGCACCCACTGACATGTCATCATCTTCCAGACGTTTGCTGCGACTGTGCCACAAGGAATTGCGTGAGACGCTGCGTGATCGACGAACGATCGTCACGCTGGTGCTGATGCCGCTGTTGATCTATCCCTTGTTAAGCATGACGCTGAACCGCTTCTTGGTCACGGCCAAGGCGGAAAACACCACCACCTTTCGCATCCAAGCCGACACCAAATCGCAGGCCGAATTCCTGCAAGCGCTGCTGAACGACCCCCACAGTTCGCCTCCGCAACCGATCCGCGATGCCGCGGGCGACTTACCGTTGGCGGAATTCCAGTTCTTTGTCGCCACCGATGATCGCACGGCCCGCGAAGCCCTGGCCGATGGGGACGTGCACGTAGTCGTGGAAGTCATCGAATCGCTGCCGCGGGAGATCGTGTTCACGGCACTGCAGAACAGCCAGGCCAGCCAACAAGCCCGGCGGATTCTGATCGAACGTACTCAGTGGTACAACGCCGCGGTCGCTCGTGAACGATTAGCTCAGCTGCGTGGTGGTCAAGCGGCCGAACCGGCGTTGGTGGTGCGGACGACCGAGATCGAAGGGCAGGGCGGGACACCGCTGCTGGGCACGGTGGTGCCGCTGATGCTGGTGTTGATGACGATCACCGGCGCCGTTTATCCGGCCATCGATTTGACGGCCGGCGAGCGCGAGCGTGGCACGATCGAAGCCGTGATCGCTTCACCGGTACCGCGTGGTTCGATCCTGTTCGCCAAATACACCGCCGTGGTCACGGTCGCTATGTTAACCGCGATGGTGAACCTGTTTGCCATGTTTGTGACGCTCTGGGCGGGCGGCCTGCTGCAGTTACTGCTCGGTAAAGATGCCCCCTTTCCGTTTTTAGAAATCCTGCAGATTCTGGCCCTGCTGGTGCTGTTCAGCAGTTTCTTTTCCGCCGTGCTGTTGGCCCTGACCAGCTTTGCCCGCAGTTTTAAAGAGGCTCAAGCCTACCTGATCCCGTTGATGTTGCTGTCGTTGGCACCGGGCATGCTGTCGCTGCTGCCGGGGATCGAATTAAGCGGCGTGCTGGCGGTGGTGCCACTGGTGAATATTATTTTGTTGACCCGCGACGTGTTGGCCGGCAGTGTGGCAGCGCTACCGGCTTCGGCCGCGATCGTATCGACGATGGTTTACGCCGCCGCCGCGTTGGGCGTCGCGGCGCGGTTGTTTGGTTCCGACGCGGTGTTGCGGAGCAGCGAGTTGTCGATCGGTTCGATGTTCTCCCGTCCGCTCAAACCACGAGACACGCCGACCGTCAGCGAAGCGATGATGACGATGGCGCTGCTGTTCCCGATCTACTTCGTGGCTTCCAATGCGCTCGGACACTGGGCGCCGGAAACGATGAGCGGCCGCTTGATCGTCAATGCAGTGGCCCTAATCGTGTTGTTCGGTGGCATTCCGATCCTGGTCTCGCGAATCAGCCGCGACCGGTTTCGCAGCACGTTTCGTCTGCTGCCGGCCTCACTGGGCTCGCTGGCCGGCGCCTTTTGCATCGGCCTGGGATTGTGGGCCTTTGCCTTTGAAGCGATCTTGTTGGCCGAACTGTTGGGCGTGCGAGCGATGGACACCAGCAATCTGGCTTTGGCACAAGACGCCAAAACTCAGATGCAACAACTGTCCCCGCTGCTGCTGCTGAGCACGTTCGCGTTGACGCCCGGCGTGATCGAAGAGCTGTGTTATCGCGGCTATTTGTTTTCGGCACTCGAGCGTCGTTTGCAACCCTGGCGAACGATTCTGTTGTGTGCCATCCTGTTTGGCTTGTTCCACGTGCTGACCGGCAGCGTGCTGAGGATCGAACGTTTTATTCCTTCCACGATGGTGGGCGTGGTGCTGGGCTGGGTGTCGTGGCGTGCCGGTTCGATTTTCCCCGCCATGGTCCTACACTTTACCCATGATGCCTTGCTGATGCTGGTGATTCGCTACGAGCCCTGGCTGCAGCAACAGGGCTGGGACGTCAGCAACGAACAACACCTGCCGGCGATGGTGTTGGGGCTGGCCGCACTGGCGATCCTCGTCGGTGCGTTGGCGGTCTGGGGCACCACACGAGCGCCCCAAAACCAGACCTAGCCATGCCCGCTCCGTAGCATGGGTCCCCGGCCCGTGTGTTTCCCCACCCCGCCGTAGCATGGGTCCCCGGCCCAGGGCTGTAAGGGTATCCCTGAACATCGATTTTCGTGTATTTTCGTGTTTTTCGCTACACGGAGGTTCGCGATGTCACCCAAGGTTTTTGATCGTTTCGTTGACAAGGCACCATTTGCTGTCATGACCAGGATCCTCGCACAAGATTTTATCGGGAGCGATCTGAATCGAATCTTTGATGACAATCGTGAGCTGCAGTACGACTACATTGCGACGTTTCAGGCAGTGGCAGCGACCGTCGCCGATGTAGCCCTCAATTTCAGCGAAAACTTTAACCAAGCGTATAAAGAACACAAAGAGGAACTTGGGGTAAGCCGGCAGTCCTTTTATGCCAAGACCAGAGGCATCGAGCCAGCGGTCAGCGAAGCCATGGTGGCACATTCCGCAGAGCGGGCGGCCAAAATGCATGATGCCTTGGGATTTGAACCCTGGGAGGTGCTGCCCGGTTATCGGTGCCTAAGCATTGATGGGAATGTGCTGGCGAAGTCTGACAAACGATTGAAAGAGCTCAGGGAAGTCAAAGGCGCTCCCATGCCCGGCAAGATCGTCGCGAGATTTGATTTGCAACGACAGATCTTTGATCGCACATACGTACTGCTTGACGGCCACTCGCAGGAGTCGAAGTGTTGCGACCGGATCGTCGATGATCTTGTTGCCAAGGATGTGATCATCGCCGATCGCCATTACTGCGTTGTTTCGTTTATGGTCAAGATCGCAGCAGCCAGTGGCTTCTTTGTGATTCGCCAACACGGGCGTTTGAAAGGCGTTTTATTGGGGAAACGTAAACGTATTGGTCGTATCAGCACCGGAGTAGTCTATGAACAAAAGATGAAACTCACTGCTGCGGATGACGCCATGGTGGTTCGTCGAATGACTGTCGAACTTGACCAACCGACCCGCGACGGTGACCAAGTGATTCACGTACTAACCAACCTCCCCAATGACGTCCTGGCTACGGATGTAGCTGAACTGTATCGCCATCGCTGGGAAGTAGAAACCGCGTTTAACGTGCTGCAGATGACACTCACTTGTGAGCACTCAGGGATCGGTCACCCTTGCGCAGCGACATTTCTATTCTGCTCGTCCGTCCTTGCGTTCAATTTGCGGCAAACGATCTTTGCCACTTTGTTTTCAACTCACGACGAAGAAGATGTTGAAGAAGTAAGCCACTTTCATCTTTCGAAGAACGTTTCCGATAAAACCGAAGGCATGCTCATTGCGATTACCGAAGACGAATGGACCGAACTAATTCCATCAACAATCAAAGGAGTTGTCACGTTGCTAACAAGGATCGCAAGCAAAATCGCCCTAGCTGACTTTCGCAAATCCAGACGTGCCCCAAAGAAGAAAAAGCCGCACCGATCAAGGAACGTTGCTTCATCGCACGTTTCTACGGCTAAACTACTTGGCTTGACATAATCAATGTACCCTTACAGCCCTGGGTCCCCGGCCCGTGTGTTTCCCCACCCCGTAGCATGGGTCCCTGGCCCGTGTATTTCCCCATCCCGTAGCATGGGTCCCCGGCCCGTGTGTTTTTGTTGATCGTCCAATCTGCTCTCACACGGGCCAGGGGCCCATGCTACTTTGGCACACGGGCCCATGCTACTTTTAGGAAACACGATGTTTGGAATCATCAACTGCAACAAGCCGATCGGGATCACATCGCGGGTGGTCGTTAACGCGGCGAACCGGCGAGTGCGACCGGCCAAAGTCGGCCACGCGGGAACGCTGGACCCGCTGGCCAGCGGCGTATTGTTGCTACCGGTTGGCCCCGCCGTGCGGCTGACCAGTTACCTGCAAGAGTTGCCGAAGCAGTATCGCGCCACATTTCAGTTGGGCGTCGAAACTTCTTCTGGCGACCTGGAAGAAACGCCCATTCCGCTAGCCAACGCGCCGGTGCCCACGGCAGAGCAAATCGCGGACGCGGCGCAGGCGCTGACCGGCCGGATTCAACAGGTCCCGCCGGCGCACTCGGCAATTAAAGTCGACGGTAAACGGGCTTATCGGTTGGCACGGGCGGGCAAGGCGGTGGAGATGAAACCGCGAACCGTGGACATCTATGCGCTCGAAATTATCAAATACGACTACCCCAATCTACAGGTGCACATCCACTGTGGCTCGGGAACCTACGTCCGCAGCATCGGCGTCGACCTGGCACGGGCATGCGGCACGGTAGCCGTGATGACGTCGCTCGAACGCACCGCGATCGGCGACTTCACCGTCGAAGACGCGCATTCGATCGAGCAGCTGCGGGAACAGGACATCGAGCCGATGCTGCAGTCACCGCTGCGTGGGCTGCCCGAGATGCCTCAGGTGGAATTAGACGAAGCGACGTTAAAGCGGATCGAACAGGGCCAGATCGTCGACTTACATGACGAATCGTTACAAACTCCGCAAGCTGCCGAAACGGAACTGGCCGCCATCGACGCGGAACAGAACCTGCGAGCGCTGCTGATTGCCCGTGGCGGAGGCTGGCGCGCCCACCGCAGCTTCCACACAGCGTCGTAGCTACCTTCGTAGCCTCTCACTTGTTCCCAGGCTCCGCCTGGGAACACACTGTCCCGCAGGCTCCGCCTGCCAGCGATCTAGCGTCGAGGCAGAGCCTCGAAGGCATTGCGTCCCCAGGCAGAGCCTGGGTACGAGGGGCTGGGGTCTGCGTCCGGTTATGCGGATTAGGGTCCCCGCAGTAAACCGTGGGAGACAAGTCGGTCGATAGGGATAGAAAACTGCCGATTTTGCACTCCCTTTCGAGTACCGATGTCAGACACTCCACGACACATGGGACGCGACCTGACAGCGATCGGTCTGTCCGCGCTGGCGTTGTTTCTGGCTGTGGCTTTGCTGACCCACGATCCGGCGGACTTGGTCGACACCCCGGTCTGGCCGCTCAGCCTGATCTACTCGCCCACCAACAGCGTGCACCCCACCAACCAAACGATCCACAACGCCTGTGGCTACTGGGGCGCGCTGGTGTCGTCGGCGATGCTGCAGGCCACCGGGATCGGAGCCAGCATCCTGGTGCTGTGTCTGGGCGCGCTTGCCGGTAATCTGTTGATCCGCGGCGGCATGAATGCGCCTGCCATGCGATCGCTGGGCGCCACGATCGTGCTGGTCGCGATTGTCACGGCGGCCACGCTTGCGCCCTGGCGTCCTGACGGCATGCCGATAATCGGTCCGGGCGGTTATTTGGGTGCCATGACCAGCACCTGGTTGGGCGAACATTTTGCCGTCTTTGGAACCTGGATCCTGACGCTGACTCTGCTGGCCTTCGGCACGCTGCTGACCACCGACTACGTGTTGCTGCAAGCCGGCCGAGCCGCCTTGGCGAGCGGTGCGGCGGCGTCGGCCGGCAGCATTCGCCGTGTCCGCGGCGTGTTGCCCAGCCGGCATCGCGAACCCTTTACCGATGGTGCCGAACAGGCCGGCGAAGTAGAGATCAACGACGAAGCATCCACGACCGCCGTCGAGCCGGAACCGGGCGAACCGGCGATCAAAATTCGCGGCCGACAACTGGATGACCTGGCCACCGCCAGCGATGCCGATGCGGATGCCGAGTCGATCCCCGAACCGGCCGAGCCCCCGGCGGCAAACGAATCCTTCGAAGACGAACTGGAACACGAGGAAGAACCCAGCGAAGAAACGCCTGAGGTTCGAACTGTGACCGTGGCAGGTGAAGAAACCATGGTCCGGCAGGATCCACCGCATCCCGAACCCAAAGTCAAAGTTCGTACGCCCAAACGCGCCCCCGACGAACGCCAGCAGGTGTTCGACAACGTCAGCGAATCGCTGCCCGAAGGCGTCGATGAGTACTTCCTGCCCAGCCTGGAACTGCTGACCGAATCGGACGACATCTGTTACGACGACCAGCTGCGCGAAGTCCGCCGTAAAGCCCAGATCCTGGAAGAAACGTTCAAGAGTTTCGGCTTCGACGTGCGGGTTGTGGAAATCGAAACCGGGCCGGTGATCGCGCAGTACGAAATCGCTCTGGAAGCCGGCTTGCGGCTGAGCAAGATCACCGGCCTGGCCGACGACGTGGCGATCGCGCTGCGCGTGCCCAGCGTCCGCATCGTGGCTCCGATCCCCGGCAAGAACACCGTCGGCGTGGAAGTCCCCAACGAAACGCGGCAGGTTGTGCGACTGCGCGAAGTGATCGAAGAAGCCGGCCAATCGACCAAGAAGATGAACATCCCGATTTTCTTGGGCAAGGACGTTTCCGGCAACGCCATGACGGTCGACCTGGCCAAAATGCCTCACCTGCTGATCGCCGGTCGAACGGGTACCGGTAAGTCGGTGTGTTTGAACGCCATCATCGCTTCGATCCTGATGACCTGCCGACCGGATGAAGTTCGGATGCTGATGATCGACCCCAAGATGGTGGAATTGAGTGGCTATGGGCGGTTGCCGCACTTGATGCATCCGGTGATCACCGACATGAAGAAGGCCGAAGCGATTTTGGCTTGGGCGGTCGACAAGATGGAGGAACGCTATTCGTTGTTGGCCAAAGCCGGCGTGCGGCATATCAACAGCTACAACGATTTGGGGCGTGACGAAATCGCCCGGCGGCTGGAGATCGACGACGCCGAGCAGATGGACGACGTGCCCGATCATCTGCCCTTCATCGTGATCGTGGCTGATGAAATGGCGGACTTGATGATGACCGCCGGCAAAGACGTCGAGCAACACATTATTCGCTTGGCGCAAAAATCGCGTGCGGTCGGGATTCACCTGATCCTGGCCACGCAGAAACCGACCGTCGACGTGATCACCGGCTTGATCAAAAGTAACCTGCCGGCACGTTTGTCGTTCCAGGTGGCCAGCAAGACGGACAGCCGCGTGGTGTTGGATGAAAACGGAGCCGACAAACTACTGGGCAACGGCGACATGTTGTTCCTGTGGCCCGGCACCAGCACGCTGATCCGCGGCCAGGGCACGTTTTTGTCGGACGAAGAGATCGACACGGTGTGTGCTCATTGCAGCAACGGCGGCGAACAGAACTTTGTCGGCGAACTGATGACCTTAAAGGTCGACGACGAGGGCAGCAGCGAACCCGTCTCGGCGGATTCCATCCGCGCCCGCGACGATCTGTACGAAAGCGCCGTCGACGTGGTAATCCGCGAAGGCCGCGGCAGTTGCTCGCTGCTGCAACGCAACCTCGGCATCGGCTATGGCCGAGCGGCACGGCTGATCGACTTCATGGCCGAAGACGGTATCGTCGGCCACTACAACGGCTCCAAAGCCCGCGATGTGATCATGACGGTCGCCGAATGGGAAGCCATGCAAGGCATCGAACCGTCCGGCAACGCCGCCGACGATGACGACCTGCCCGAGGAAGAAGACGAAGAAGAAGAAAGCATCGACGAGCAAGAAGCCGAAGAAGAGTACGAAGAGGAATGGGAAGACGTGTAGCGGCCCGCGCCCGGTGCCTGCGAGCAATCGTTTAACCCGTAGCCGTAGGAGCCTCGGCGTGTTTTTTCATCCCACAGGATATGACAGGCTCCGCAGGCGCAGGCGTCGTCCGCCGAGACGTTGTAGTCGAAGCGAACAGGTGGAGATGCATCGGTTGGTGGACGAAACATCCGTGGCGGCCCGCGCCGGCGCCTCCGGCTACGGGTTAAACGAGGCAACCGCAGGAGCCTCCAAACGTTCCGCCCGCACCCTCACGCATGACAGGCTCCGCAGGCGCAGGCGTCGTCCGCCGAGACGTTGTAGTCGAAGCGAACAGGTGGAGATGCATCGGTTGGTGGACGAGACATCCATGGCGGCCCGCGCCGGCGCCTCCGGCTACGGGTTAAACGAGGCAACCGCAGGAGCCTCCAAACGTTCCGCCCGCACCCTCACGCATGATAGGCTCCGCAGGCGCAGGCGTCGTCCGCCGAGACGTTGTAGTCGAAGCGAACAGGTGGAGATGCATCGGTTGGTGGACGAAACATCCGTGGCGGCCCGCGCCGGCGCCTCCGGCTACGGGTTAAACGAGGCAACCGCAGGAGCCTCCAAACGTTCCGCCCGCACCCTCACGCATGACAGGCTCCGCAGGCGCAGGCGTCGTAGTCGAAGCGAACAGGTGAAGATGCATCGGTTGGTGCGTGTCAGCATCATGGGCGGCACCTCTTAGCTGCGGAGCAGCGGTCGCATACAGCCTGGGGTGCCAACCCCAGGATGGGGCTTAGCTTTCAGTCCCGAAGGGAACCGGGTCCATGGGCTGGCGCCCATGGCTACATCCCGCCGCCGCTTCGCGGCTGAGAGCGGACTAATATGCGACTGCCTCGGCCGCATCCCCGGCTTCTCCAGCCTCCGCCTCATCCTCTGTATCCTCCGGCTCCGCCATTTCTTGCTGGTTGACTTTGCCGACGGTGTCTCGCAGCCGTTTCAGATGGTCCACCTGCTGTTCCACGAAGGTTAGTTGCTGTTGGGCGTCCAGCCGCTTGGTTTCCGCTTCGGCGATGTCGCGTTGCTGCTGGCGGAGCGAGGTGGGGTTGGTGTCATCGAGCGGCTCGCGGGCCACCTGCAGGCGTTTTTCGGCAGCCTCGAGGGTCTGCTTGGCATGCTGCAGTTTTAGTTTGGTTTGTACCGCCAGTTGCTCCAGCTGCAATTCCAACAGTTTCTGTTGCTGACGTCTGGCCGTTATTTCAGCCACTAAACGCGGCTTCGCTTCTGCAACTATGTCGGGGCGGTACAACCGTGGAAGCCGCCGCAACTCATCTTGCTTGGCGTTGATTTCTTGAATGCAGCGGGCCAGCTCACCGGCTACCCGGTTGGCCTCTTGCCCCATGGCCAGCAACGTCTGGAGAGGCGGTGCTGGAACGGGCCTGTCCGTCGGCGGGCTTGTCACAGGACCAGCCGTCCG from Roseimaritima ulvae includes these protein-coding regions:
- a CDS encoding M48 family metalloprotease, producing MTILLTGIATGYFYSIYHWYFVYSENYTMVALMAAIGFVQGAALTALIIYGSTLYYLYRLSLGGEAMAQSLGGVPFDVDSAPATLARLPQINQQVAAMFGIPAPQLYWLPQEEGINAFAAGKNPQAAVIGVTRGMRRLGENQLRGVLAHEMAHICNGDMQHNMRLLAIVQGLKSIQLTSCKLIQWGMYLFSKPSGIRFAMMQLQWGVICMLLGLVCFPMGVVGSLVGSLLLAVTNRRREMRADQVAATILNDSTAVADALKFILGAQQGGRMSRPQARAWGHVMFVQANGRTGGLLGTHPTLQRRIRTLDPQWDGVPVFEAISDPGFEDEANADPGAANPAAPPYSFDEDGPLRTISQDVIALFQDSTAAVVTLPALLLFDDRDRLLAQRLQGGQLASPIRSLWAVLEGLQADQRVALLDVCRHTLSQPPPKTASEILSVVDELADMVGETAWDLQAWRSLLHGATQPPAKMPRAKVGKLDDIYRDLVELMSIMSVAAERDGLADFRFHRAWGRLGLPQAGVLPAEVLAWPDLEETLRKAARTPAPLRQQIADACVAALTADGSLDATQAAMSRVVCARLGQPDRGLMPGRVL
- a CDS encoding ATP-binding cassette domain-containing protein is translated as MLETCDLEKKFQLEHGELKAVDGLSFSVSPGEVYGLMGPNGAGKTTTLRMILGLLEPDGGYAQVDGFRTDQDADAVKSRLGFVSASDGVYPWLSVREMLLYFADLYAVEPDVAEQRLAMLAELLGIDTLLDRRAGALSTGQRQRVTLVRGLIHDPPVMLLDEPTRGLDVVGSQTIFEYIDHLRSVGKAVVVCTHRLDEAERLCDRFGLLHFGRLRYEGSLEQVRQQSGKQTLVEMFVDLLAENPTGSSAASTPGTH
- a CDS encoding ABC transporter permease subunit/CPBP intramembrane protease, whose product is MSSSSRRLLRLCHKELRETLRDRRTIVTLVLMPLLIYPLLSMTLNRFLVTAKAENTTTFRIQADTKSQAEFLQALLNDPHSSPPQPIRDAAGDLPLAEFQFFVATDDRTAREALADGDVHVVVEVIESLPREIVFTALQNSQASQQARRILIERTQWYNAAVARERLAQLRGGQAAEPALVVRTTEIEGQGGTPLLGTVVPLMLVLMTITGAVYPAIDLTAGERERGTIEAVIASPVPRGSILFAKYTAVVTVAMLTAMVNLFAMFVTLWAGGLLQLLLGKDAPFPFLEILQILALLVLFSSFFSAVLLALTSFARSFKEAQAYLIPLMLLSLAPGMLSLLPGIELSGVLAVVPLVNIILLTRDVLAGSVAALPASAAIVSTMVYAAAALGVAARLFGSDAVLRSSELSIGSMFSRPLKPRDTPTVSEAMMTMALLFPIYFVASNALGHWAPETMSGRLIVNAVALIVLFGGIPILVSRISRDRFRSTFRLLPASLGSLAGAFCIGLGLWAFAFEAILLAELLGVRAMDTSNLALAQDAKTQMQQLSPLLLLSTFALTPGVIEELCYRGYLFSALERRLQPWRTILLCAILFGLFHVLTGSVLRIERFIPSTMVGVVLGWVSWRAGSIFPAMVLHFTHDALLMLVIRYEPWLQQQGWDVSNEQHLPAMVLGLAALAILVGALAVWGTTRAPQNQT
- a CDS encoding transposase; this translates as MSPKVFDRFVDKAPFAVMTRILAQDFIGSDLNRIFDDNRELQYDYIATFQAVAATVADVALNFSENFNQAYKEHKEELGVSRQSFYAKTRGIEPAVSEAMVAHSAERAAKMHDALGFEPWEVLPGYRCLSIDGNVLAKSDKRLKELREVKGAPMPGKIVARFDLQRQIFDRTYVLLDGHSQESKCCDRIVDDLVAKDVIIADRHYCVVSFMVKIAAASGFFVIRQHGRLKGVLLGKRKRIGRISTGVVYEQKMKLTAADDAMVVRRMTVELDQPTRDGDQVIHVLTNLPNDVLATDVAELYRHRWEVETAFNVLQMTLTCEHSGIGHPCAATFLFCSSVLAFNLRQTIFATLFSTHDEEDVEEVSHFHLSKNVSDKTEGMLIAITEDEWTELIPSTIKGVVTLLTRIASKIALADFRKSRRAPKKKKPHRSRNVASSHVSTAKLLGLT
- the truB gene encoding tRNA pseudouridine(55) synthase TruB, translating into MFGIINCNKPIGITSRVVVNAANRRVRPAKVGHAGTLDPLASGVLLLPVGPAVRLTSYLQELPKQYRATFQLGVETSSGDLEETPIPLANAPVPTAEQIADAAQALTGRIQQVPPAHSAIKVDGKRAYRLARAGKAVEMKPRTVDIYALEIIKYDYPNLQVHIHCGSGTYVRSIGVDLARACGTVAVMTSLERTAIGDFTVEDAHSIEQLREQDIEPMLQSPLRGLPEMPQVELDEATLKRIEQGQIVDLHDESLQTPQAAETELAAIDAEQNLRALLIARGGGWRAHRSFHTAS
- a CDS encoding FtsK/SpoIIIE family DNA translocase, which produces MSDTPRHMGRDLTAIGLSALALFLAVALLTHDPADLVDTPVWPLSLIYSPTNSVHPTNQTIHNACGYWGALVSSAMLQATGIGASILVLCLGALAGNLLIRGGMNAPAMRSLGATIVLVAIVTAATLAPWRPDGMPIIGPGGYLGAMTSTWLGEHFAVFGTWILTLTLLAFGTLLTTDYVLLQAGRAALASGAAASAGSIRRVRGVLPSRHREPFTDGAEQAGEVEINDEASTTAVEPEPGEPAIKIRGRQLDDLATASDADADAESIPEPAEPPAANESFEDELEHEEEPSEETPEVRTVTVAGEETMVRQDPPHPEPKVKVRTPKRAPDERQQVFDNVSESLPEGVDEYFLPSLELLTESDDICYDDQLREVRRKAQILEETFKSFGFDVRVVEIETGPVIAQYEIALEAGLRLSKITGLADDVAIALRVPSVRIVAPIPGKNTVGVEVPNETRQVVRLREVIEEAGQSTKKMNIPIFLGKDVSGNAMTVDLAKMPHLLIAGRTGTGKSVCLNAIIASILMTCRPDEVRMLMIDPKMVELSGYGRLPHLMHPVITDMKKAEAILAWAVDKMEERYSLLAKAGVRHINSYNDLGRDEIARRLEIDDAEQMDDVPDHLPFIVIVADEMADLMMTAGKDVEQHIIRLAQKSRAVGIHLILATQKPTVDVITGLIKSNLPARLSFQVASKTDSRVVLDENGADKLLGNGDMLFLWPGTSTLIRGQGTFLSDEEIDTVCAHCSNGGEQNFVGELMTLKVDDEGSSEPVSADSIRARDDLYESAVDVVIREGRGSCSLLQRNLGIGYGRAARLIDFMAEDGIVGHYNGSKARDVIMTVAEWEAMQGIEPSGNAADDDDLPEEEDEEEESIDEQEAEEEYEEEWEDV